GGAGTGGTAGGCGTCTTCGATCAACGGCCCGTCGTAGATGATGTCGCCGCTGAACAGGGTTTCGGTGGCCGCTTCATAGAGACTGATCCCGCCCGGTGAATGCCCCGGCGTGTGCAGCACCTGCAACGTGCGGTTGCCGAGGTCCAGCACATCACCGTCCTCGACAAACCCGGTGGCCGGCGCAGCCTTGACCCGGTATTCGGCGTAGCACAACGGGCAATCCGGGTGCGCTTCGAACATGTCGTCGCCGACGAAGGCGCGGCTCAAGTCATTCTCGCCATCCGGCGCTGCCAGAATGTCCGCCTCGGCGGGATGCACCAGCCGTTCGGCAAATTCGTGATGACCGGCGATGTGGTCGAAATGGCAATGACTGGCCACCGCCACCAGCGGCCGCTCGGTCAGCCACGGCAGTTGCTCGCGCAGGCTCACCAGGCCTGAACCGCTGTCGAGCAGCAGATCCTTGTCCCGCCCCTGAACATGCCAGAGGTTGCAGCGATAGAACGGGCGGATGTAGGGCTCATGGATCAGGCGAATGCCATCGTTCAGGTGCTGCACCTCGAACCACTGATCGCGAGAAACAATCTTCATAAAGCATTTCTCCAGACGAAAAAAAACGAGTATGGCAACCGACGCCACACTCGTCGAAGAAAGCATCAAGTCGTTATGTTCAGCTTAGATCGCGCTGGCCACCGGGGCAGGGCGACGGGATACCAGGCTCACCACCACAAAACTCACCAGACCCACAGCCAGGCTGTAGTAGATCGGGGTGTTGGCGTCCAGACCGTCCTTGACCATGAACAGCAGTGCGGTGGCGAAACCCAGGCCCATGCTGGCGATGGCGCCGGCGGTGGTGGCGCGTTTCCAGAAAATCGCACCGATCAGCGGGATCAGCATGCCGCCCACCAGCAGGTTGTAGGCCAGGGTCAGGGCGCTGATCACGTCATTCACAATCAGCGCGATACCCAGCACCACAACACCGGTCAGCAGGGTGAACAGGCGGTTGATGCCCAGGCTCGATTGTTTGCCGCCACGCAGTTTCGGCAGCAGGTCTTCAGTCAGGGTGGTGGCGGCGGCGAGCAGACCGGCGCTGGCGGTGGACATCATCGCGGCCAGGGCAGCGGCGATCACCAGACCACGGATGCCGTCCGGCAGCGACAGTTTGACGATGGCGGCGAAGGCGTTGTTGACGTTGTCCAGATCCGGGATCAGCACGTGTGCTGCCATGCCGATCAGGGCGCAGGCCAGACCGTAGAGGATGCAGTAGATGCCCGCGAAGCTGCCGGCGTACTGAGCCACTTTTTCATTCTTGACGGTGAACACCCGTTGCCAGATGTCCTGACCGATCAGGATGCCGAAGAAGTAGATCATGAAGTAGGTGATGATCGTGTCCCAGCCGATGGTGGTGAAGTTGAACGCCGCCGCCGGCAGCTTCAGCACCAGTTCGTCCCAGCCACCGACTTTGTACAGGCAGATTGGCAACAGGATGAACATCAGGCCCACGGTCTTGATGATGAACTGGACGATGTCGGTCAGGGTCAGCGACCACATGCCGCCGATGGCCGAGTACACCACCACCACGCCACCGCCGAGCAGCACCGAGACCCAGAACGGCAGGCCGAACAGCACTTGCAGCACGGTGCCGATGGCGAGGATCGAGGTCACGCCGATCATCAGCGCGTAGGCCAGCATGATTGCCGCGCTCGCCGAGCGGGCCATCGGGTTGTAGCGTTTTTCCAGGACCTGGGTAACGGTGTAGATCTTCAGTTTCAGCAGCGGCTTGGCCAGGAACAGGTTCAGCGCGACGATGCCGCAACCCAGTGCCGCGCACAGCCAGAAACCGGAGATGCCGTGCACGTAGCCCAGACGCACGGTGCCGACGGTGGACGCGCCACCCAGAACGGTCGCGGCCATGGTGCCCATGTACAGGCTCGGGCCGAGGTTACGCCCGGCGACGAGGAAGTCCTCGTTGGTCTTGGCTTTGCGCATGCCGAAATAGCCGAGCAACAGCATGCCGGCCGCGTAGATGAGGACGACGAATAAATCCAAAGCCATGATGGCGTGTCTCCGATTGTCTTTTTTATGGTGAGGCTGGAATCAGTTTTCCCTTGTGGGAGCGAGCCTGCTCGCGATAGCGATTTTTCAGTCACATCGATGTTGGATGTGCTGCCGTCATCGCGAGCAGGCTCGCTCCCACAGGGGGATGGTGTCAGGCTGGCTGACGCATTTCAGGCTTTGCTGCCGTGGCAGCACCCTTGCTCCGTGGATCCTTCGGCCCGTAGACCAGCGCCGGTTCCGGGAACAGGCTCAGCAGCATCAGGTACATCACCGAGGCCAGACCGAGGGTCACCAGCAGGCTGATGTCGATGCCGCCAGCCAACTCACCGAGCGGCCCGACGAACTGCCCCGGCAGGTTGACGAAGCACAGGCCGACCGCCGCGCTCGGGATCCACGCGCCCAGGCCGCGCCAGTTCCAGCCATGGCTGAACCAGTAGCGTCCGCCTTGCTCCCCGCGAGTAAACACTTGCAGGTCGTCCGGGCAGTAGAAGCCGCGACGCACCACCAGGCCGATGATCATGATCACCATCCATGGGGTGGTGCAGGTGATGATCAGCACCGCGAAGGTCGACACGCTCTGCACCAGGTTCGCCGCGAAGCGCCCGATGAAGATGAAGGCAATCGACAGCACGCCGATCAGCAACGTCGCCTTCACTCGCGACAGCAGGCGCGGGAACACGCTGGACATGTCCAGCCCGGTGCCATACAGCGACGTGGTGCCGGTGGACATGCCGCCGATCACCGCAATCAGGCACACCGGCAGGAAGAACCAGCTCGGCGACACCGCCAGCAGACCGCCGACGTAGTTGTTGGCCGCGATGTAGTCCGGTGCCTGGATCGCCACGATGGTCGCGGTGGTCAGGCCGAACAGGAACGGAATGAAGGTGGCGACCTGCGAGAAAATCACCGCCGCCATGATCCGCTTGCGTGAGGTTTCACGCGGGATGTAGCGGGCCCAGTCGCCGAGGAACGCGCCGAAGGAAATCGGGTTGCTCATGGCCACCAGTGCGGCGCCGATGAACGCGGCCCAGAAGCCAGGCTGGCCGAGGCTGACGGTGCCGGCGTAGTGCGAATCGAAAGGACCGACGAAAGCGAAGATGCCCAGCAGGAACAGCAGGCTCGCGCTCCAAACCGCAACCTTGTTAACCCACAGCAGGAAGCGGAAGCCGTAGATGCACACGGTCAGCACCAGAATCGCGAACAGACCGTAGGCCAGGCCCAGGGTCAGGTCGGTTTCCGGCAGGCCGATCAGGCGTTTCGCACCACCAATCAACGCATCCCCCGAACTCCACACCGAGAGCGAGAAGAAGGCGATGGCGGTCAGCAGCGACAGGAACGAACCGACGATCCGCCCATGCACGCCAAAGTGTGCACCGGACGACACGGCATTGTTGGTGCCGTTGAGCGGTCCGAACAGGCCCATCGGTGCGAGGATCAGCGAACCGAGCAGCACGCCCGAGACAATCGCCCAGACGCCCGCCTGAAACGACAGGCCGAACAGCACCGGGAAACTGCCGAGCACGGCGGTGGCAAAGGTATTCGCGCCGCCAAAGATCATGCGGAACAAGTCCACGGGACCGGCGGTGCGTTCGTTGTCCGGGATCTGTTCGACCCCGTGGGTTTCAATCTGCGTAAGGCTTTGGTCTTTGTTGTTGTTATTCATGATCTGCTCCGATCATAAAGGCGCGCTCATCGTGCGTGAGCGTCACCTGTCTTGGCTAAGGGGGTGGCAGCCCTTCCGGCATTGCGGACAAATGTTCGTGGCAGGCCAGCCAATGGCCTTGTTGTTCTAGGCTCGACGCTTGTTTCCTGAAAACAATCGTCTCGCGCTCCTGGCTGAAGTGTTGCTCCCCTTGCATGCGCAGCTCGGTGGCCACGTCATGGATAAACACCGCCACGTCACCCTGCAGGCTGACGAAAGCGTTGCTCGAGGTGCACGACAGCACCTCGAAGCCATCCTCGGCGCGCCAGCTGTCCCACAAGGCCTGATAGGCATCGCGCGACAGCAGGGGCTGTTCGAGGGTGTAGAACACGAAGCTCGCATCGGCGCTGAACGCGCCGAAGTAGGCTTCGCGATCGTTGCGGGCGAAGGCGGACACCAGATCGGCGGCCGCTTTCAGAACCTGATCACGTTCGTTCATGACCCGACCCTCAGCGGTGGACCACGCCCGGCAGTACGCAGAGCATTTCGTACAGCAGGTTGGCGGCCAGCAGCGAGGTGTTGCCGGTGGTGTCATAAGCGGGCGAGACTTCTACCAGATCGCAACCGATCAGGTCGAGGCCCTGGCAGCCGCGAACGATTTCAATCGCCTGAATGGTCGTCAGACCACCGATTTCCGGGGTGCCGGTGCCCGGTGCCCAGGCCGGGTCGATGCCGTCGATGTCGAAGCTCAGGTACACCGGGCCGCCACCGACTTTCTCGCGCACTTCGGCCATCAGCGGTTCCAGCGACTTGTGCCAGCACTCTTCGGCCTGCACCACGCGGAAGCCCTGATCACGGCTCCAGTTGAAGTCGTCAGCGGTGTAGCCCTGCGCACGCAGACCAATCTGCACCACGCGGTCGCAGTCCAGAAGACCTTCTTCGACGGCGCGACGGAAGGTCGTACCGTGGGCGATCTTCTCGCCGAACATGTGATCGTTAACGTCAGCGTGAGCGTCGATGTGCACCAGACCGACCTTGCCGTGCTTTTTATGGATGGCACGCAGGATCGGCAGGGTGATGGTGTGGTCGCCACCCAGGGTCATCGGGATCACGTTGTGCTCGAGGATGTTGTCGTAGGCTTCTTCGATGATGCGCACGGCGTCGAGCAGGTTGAAGGTGTTGATCGCCACGTCACCGATGTCGGCAACCGACAGCGAGTCGAACGGCGCAGCGCCGGTGGCCATGTTGTACGGACGGATCATTACCGATTCGGTGCGGATGTCGCGCGGCCCGAAGCGGGTGCCGGGGCGCAGCGAAGTACCGATGTCCAGTGGCACGCCAACGAAGGCAGCGTCCAGGCCGGCAGCGGTCGGTACATGGGGGAGTCGGAGCATGGTGGCGATGCCGCCGAAGCGCGGCATTTCGTTGCCGCCCAGTGGTTGGTGAAGAATCTTGTCCACGGGTAGGGCCTCATCGTCTTTGTTTTATTTATGTCGGCGCGCCGTTCAGCACAGGTTCGGACGCCGCTGTGGGGCCGATTCTGCGAAATGTAGTGAGATGGAAGAATCGCTACGAACAAAAACTTAGTTCAGAATTTTCTAAACTAATCGGAAGGCTGGAGATAGACTTCTCGCCCATGCTCGTTGCCCGATCAGTGGAGTCCCCATGGCCAACGCTTTACCCGACCTGAAACTTTTGCGCATCTTCGTCAGCGTCGTGCGGCATCAGGGGTTTGCCAACGCGCAGCAGGAACTCAACCTGTCGACCTCGGCAATCAGTACCTACATGAGTCAGCTCGAAGCCGCGCTCGGCCTGGTCCTGTGCCATCGTGGTCGCGGTGGTTTCAGCCTGACCAGCAAGGGCGAGCTGTTCCATCAGGAAACCTTGCGTCTGCTCGCCGAACTCGAAGGTTTCGAGCAATACGCCGCGGCGCTCAAGGGCGAGTTGCGCGGCACGCTCAATCTGGGGGTGATCGACTCTACGGTCAGCGACAAGGCCTTGCCGTTCGCCGAAGCCATCGGCGCCTACAGTCAGGAACACCCGGCGGTGCATTTGCACCTGTCGGTGATGAGCCCCTACGAATTGCAACTCGGCGTGCAGGACAACCGCCTCGATCTGGCCATCGGCGCGTTTTCCACGCGCATGAGCGGTCTGGTGTACATGCCGCTGTACCGCGAACAGCACTGGCTGTATTGCAGCAGCCGTCACCCGTTATTCAACGAACGGCGAATTCCCGAACAGGTCATCACCCAGCAACGCATGGTCGGACGCGGCTACTGGAGCCAGGCGGAACTGGCACGCCACGGTTTCAAACACAGTGCCGCTACCGTGGAAAGTATGGAGGCGCAGCTGATTCTGGTGCTGTCCGGCGCCTACATCGGTTACCTGCCGGAGCACTATGCGCAAGCCTGGGCCGACAAGGGCGACCTGCGGGTTTTGCTGCCGGCGACCTTCGGTTATCAGGCGCCGTTTTCCATGATCATGCGCCGTGGCCGCAGCCGCGAGCCGCTGATCCAGACTTTCCGTGACCTGCTCAAAGCGCAGCTCAATCAGGCATAAGAATTCATGTCCAGACCTCAATGCCCGCGCTGCCTGCGCCCACAAACCCACTGCCTGTGCCCGCTGATCCCCAGCCTCGACAGCCGCACCCGCGTGTTGCTGCTGCAGCACCCGAGCGAGGTCAATCACGCGCTCAACACCGCACGGCTGGCAGCGCTCGGTTTGAACAATGCCGAACTGATCGTCGGTGAGGTGTTCGAGGATTTGCCAACGCTGCTGAACCAGCCGGGCTATCGGGCGCGGTTGCTGTTCCCGGCGGACGATGCACAGCCGATGCAGGCTTACACCGCGTCCGATGAACCGCTGCTGCTGGTGGTACCGGACGGCACGTGGCGCAAGGCGCGCAAGATGTTGCACCTCAATCCCTTGCTGGCGGCGTTGCCACGGGTGACGCTGGCGCTGGGCGGGGTATCACGGTATCGGCTGCGCAAGGCACCGGGGCCGGGGGCGTTGTCGACCATCGAGGCGATTGTTCAGGCGTTGCAGACACTGGAAGCGCCGGCCTCTTTCGATCCGTTGCTTAAACCGTTCGAGGCGTTGATCGAGGGGCAGATTGCGGCGATGGGGGAGGAGACCTTTCAGCGCAATCATGCTGGAAATTAAGGGTGTTCTCACTGGCCCCTTCGCGGGCAAGCCCGCTCCCACATTTGATCGTAGATGCGCACAAATAATGCGCTCCGCTCAAATCCCCTGTGGGAGCGGGCTTGCCCGCGAAGAGGCCCGATCATTCACCATCCAATCCGGATCACCACTACCGCTCGCGCATCGCTTCGGTCCGGGCCTTCAGCACCGGTTTGAGCAAGTAATCCAGCACGCTTTTCTCCCCGGTAATGATGTCCACCGTGGCGACCATCCCCGGGATGATCAGCAACGGCTTCACATCCCCGCCCAAATGGTTTTTGTCGGTACGCACCTGGATCAGGTAGAAGCTGTTGCCCTTGTCGTCGGTGATGGTGTCAGCACCGATCAGCTCAAGTTTGGCACTGAGTCCGCCGTAGATCGTGTAGTCATAGGCACTGAACTTGACCATGGCCTTCTGGCCTGGATGCAGGAACGCCACGTCCTGCGGGCGAACCTTGGCTTCGATCAGCAGGTTGTCTTCCAGCGGCACGATTTCCACCATGTCGCTGCCCGGTTGAACCACGCCGCCGATGGTGTTGACCTTCAATTGCTTGATCACCCCGTGTACCGGCGAGGTCACAGTGGTGCGGCTGACACGGTCGTCGATGGCGATGCTCGACGCGGTGATTTTCGACAGGTCGGTGCGTTTCTGGTTGAGGTCCTTGGCAGCGTCGGAACGGAAGGTCTGTTCCGATTCGTCGATCTTGCTCTTGATCTCGTTGATCGCCGATTCAGCCCGGGGAATCGCCAGGGTCGTCGCATTCAACGATCCGCGAATTTCCACTGCGCTGCGCTTGAGCCGCAGGATCTCCACCGGCGACACCGCCCCGGTGCCCACCAGCGGCGATGACATGTTCATCTCTTGCTGGAGCAACGCCAGACTGGAACTGTACTGACCCTGCTTGGAGCGAAACTCCGCCAGTTCCTGAGTCTTCTGCCGCAGCTGTTCGGTGAGGGTGCGCTGCTCGCTGGCCAGGCGCCGCTGGCGCTGGTCGTAGAGCGCGCGTTCATCTTCGGCCACTTGCGGCGCCTTGCTGACGATCTCGTCCGAGAGCTTCATCGGCCGGCCTTCGGACTCTGCCGACAGGCGTTCGACCTGCGCCATCAACGCATAGCGATCCGCCTCGCTCTCGCCCTTGTTCGACAGAAACCGCGTGTCATCCAGGCGCAGCAGGGTGTCGCCCTTGTTCACCATTTGCCCTTCACGCACGAAGATCTCGGTGACGATCCCTCCCTCGAGGTTCTGGATCACCTGGACCTTGCTCGACGGAATCGCCTTGCCTTCGCCCATGGTCACTTCTTCGAGCACTGCAAACTTGGCCCAGACCAGCGCGCTGATCAGCAACGCTGCCGCCAGCCACACGGTGATCCGCGACCAGCGCGGCGAATCCTGCAACGACGCGCCGGCGGTTTCAGGCATGAATTCGGCCTCGGCGCTTTTGCCGAAACTGTCGAAGTAGCCGCGCGATTTTGAAGAAGAGGAAGCAGACATGGGCAACTCCTAGACCGCCGCCGAGCCGACCCGGCCCTTGCGCAGTGCATCGATGACCGCATCCTTCGGACCGTCGGCGACGATCCGGCCGTTGTCCAGCACCAGCA
This genomic window from Pseudomonas kribbensis contains:
- a CDS encoding MBL fold metallo-hydrolase translates to MKIVSRDQWFEVQHLNDGIRLIHEPYIRPFYRCNLWHVQGRDKDLLLDSGSGLVSLREQLPWLTERPLVAVASHCHFDHIAGHHEFAERLVHPAEADILAAPDGENDLSRAFVGDDMFEAHPDCPLCYAEYRVKAAPATGFVEDGDVLDLGNRTLQVLHTPGHSPGGISLYEAATETLFSGDIIYDGPLIEDAYHSNLEDYAASLRRLQVLKIRTVHGGHFGSFSGEHLRSMIDEWLRRHA
- a CDS encoding purine-cytosine permease family protein, with the translated sequence MNNNNKDQSLTQIETHGVEQIPDNERTAGPVDLFRMIFGGANTFATAVLGSFPVLFGLSFQAGVWAIVSGVLLGSLILAPMGLFGPLNGTNNAVSSGAHFGVHGRIVGSFLSLLTAIAFFSLSVWSSGDALIGGAKRLIGLPETDLTLGLAYGLFAILVLTVCIYGFRFLLWVNKVAVWSASLLFLLGIFAFVGPFDSHYAGTVSLGQPGFWAAFIGAALVAMSNPISFGAFLGDWARYIPRETSRKRIMAAVIFSQVATFIPFLFGLTTATIVAIQAPDYIAANNYVGGLLAVSPSWFFLPVCLIAVIGGMSTGTTSLYGTGLDMSSVFPRLLSRVKATLLIGVLSIAFIFIGRFAANLVQSVSTFAVLIITCTTPWMVIMIIGLVVRRGFYCPDDLQVFTRGEQGGRYWFSHGWNWRGLGAWIPSAAVGLCFVNLPGQFVGPLGELAGGIDISLLVTLGLASVMYLMLLSLFPEPALVYGPKDPRSKGAATAAKPEMRQPA
- a CDS encoding tRNA-uridine aminocarboxypropyltransferase, giving the protein MSRPQCPRCLRPQTHCLCPLIPSLDSRTRVLLLQHPSEVNHALNTARLAALGLNNAELIVGEVFEDLPTLLNQPGYRARLLFPADDAQPMQAYTASDEPLLLVVPDGTWRKARKMLHLNPLLAALPRVTLALGGVSRYRLRKAPGPGALSTIEAIVQALQTLEAPASFDPLLKPFEALIEGQIAAMGEETFQRNHAGN
- a CDS encoding YybH family protein; the encoded protein is MNERDQVLKAAADLVSAFARNDREAYFGAFSADASFVFYTLEQPLLSRDAYQALWDSWRAEDGFEVLSCTSSNAFVSLQGDVAVFIHDVATELRMQGEQHFSQERETIVFRKQASSLEQQGHWLACHEHLSAMPEGLPPP
- the speB gene encoding agmatinase, producing MDKILHQPLGGNEMPRFGGIATMLRLPHVPTAAGLDAAFVGVPLDIGTSLRPGTRFGPRDIRTESVMIRPYNMATGAAPFDSLSVADIGDVAINTFNLLDAVRIIEEAYDNILEHNVIPMTLGGDHTITLPILRAIHKKHGKVGLVHIDAHADVNDHMFGEKIAHGTTFRRAVEEGLLDCDRVVQIGLRAQGYTADDFNWSRDQGFRVVQAEECWHKSLEPLMAEVREKVGGGPVYLSFDIDGIDPAWAPGTGTPEIGGLTTIQAIEIVRGCQGLDLIGCDLVEVSPAYDTTGNTSLLAANLLYEMLCVLPGVVHR
- a CDS encoding LysR family transcriptional regulator yields the protein MANALPDLKLLRIFVSVVRHQGFANAQQELNLSTSAISTYMSQLEAALGLVLCHRGRGGFSLTSKGELFHQETLRLLAELEGFEQYAAALKGELRGTLNLGVIDSTVSDKALPFAEAIGAYSQEHPAVHLHLSVMSPYELQLGVQDNRLDLAIGAFSTRMSGLVYMPLYREQHWLYCSSRHPLFNERRIPEQVITQQRMVGRGYWSQAELARHGFKHSAATVESMEAQLILVLSGAYIGYLPEHYAQAWADKGDLRVLLPATFGYQAPFSMIMRRGRSREPLIQTFRDLLKAQLNQA
- a CDS encoding HlyD family type I secretion periplasmic adaptor subunit — translated: MSASSSSKSRGYFDSFGKSAEAEFMPETAGASLQDSPRWSRITVWLAAALLISALVWAKFAVLEEVTMGEGKAIPSSKVQVIQNLEGGIVTEIFVREGQMVNKGDTLLRLDDTRFLSNKGESEADRYALMAQVERLSAESEGRPMKLSDEIVSKAPQVAEDERALYDQRQRRLASEQRTLTEQLRQKTQELAEFRSKQGQYSSSLALLQQEMNMSSPLVGTGAVSPVEILRLKRSAVEIRGSLNATTLAIPRAESAINEIKSKIDESEQTFRSDAAKDLNQKRTDLSKITASSIAIDDRVSRTTVTSPVHGVIKQLKVNTIGGVVQPGSDMVEIVPLEDNLLIEAKVRPQDVAFLHPGQKAMVKFSAYDYTIYGGLSAKLELIGADTITDDKGNSFYLIQVRTDKNHLGGDVKPLLIIPGMVATVDIITGEKSVLDYLLKPVLKARTEAMRER
- a CDS encoding sodium:solute symporter encodes the protein MALDLFVVLIYAAGMLLLGYFGMRKAKTNEDFLVAGRNLGPSLYMGTMAATVLGGASTVGTVRLGYVHGISGFWLCAALGCGIVALNLFLAKPLLKLKIYTVTQVLEKRYNPMARSASAAIMLAYALMIGVTSILAIGTVLQVLFGLPFWVSVLLGGGVVVVYSAIGGMWSLTLTDIVQFIIKTVGLMFILLPICLYKVGGWDELVLKLPAAAFNFTTIGWDTIITYFMIYFFGILIGQDIWQRVFTVKNEKVAQYAGSFAGIYCILYGLACALIGMAAHVLIPDLDNVNNAFAAIVKLSLPDGIRGLVIAAALAAMMSTASAGLLAAATTLTEDLLPKLRGGKQSSLGINRLFTLLTGVVVLGIALIVNDVISALTLAYNLLVGGMLIPLIGAIFWKRATTAGAIASMGLGFATALLFMVKDGLDANTPIYYSLAVGLVSFVVVSLVSRRPAPVASAI